The following proteins are co-located in the Ictalurus punctatus breed USDA103 chromosome 14, Coco_2.0, whole genome shotgun sequence genome:
- the dennd5b gene encoding DENN domain-containing protein 5B isoform X6: MSASTTASCRFAHYFVLCGLDTDTGLEPDALAGENFDQSPLKRTFKSKVLAHYPENIACNPFDQDAVNMLCMPKGLSFRTQKDSLSPKFHSFLITREDGSRTYGFVHTFYEEVTSTQIRSAMQTLHQMHHAERASSNACPSSSSSSSSSSMDSLTSSSDEAESLSSACSASQRCCSSSSYDAEQDTLYVSKALCLITPMPFMHACQRFLSQLHRAVTAQQPPPLPLESYVHNVLYEVPLPPPGRSLKFHGVYEPIVCQRPGPAELPLADFPLGEAFRLLGVENLVQLFTCVLLEMQVLLYSQDYQRLMVVAEGITTLLFPFQWQHVYVPILPASLLHFLDAPVPYIMGLQSKEGTERSKLELPQEANLCFVDIDNHCLELPEDFPQFPNKAEFIQELSELLLSYGLRLEGGAPSPPPSSTRARVTGPEALRDLVDDGRNGNLPLDVADLLQGNPTLERLQALAKRTGVKVARLEELVAGQRALVVEENMAASRTGIEEEELRNAKLNVQLREVFAARFVAMFADYEAFVIQNSPDLESWLSNREQMHNFDKASFLSDQPEPYLPFLCRFIETQMFATFIDNKILSQWEEKEPLLRVLDGRIEKARLYNVRAPNLRSSVYQRCTFLDESAQAIEQRLMKIDHTAIHPHLLDMKIGQGKYKQGFFPKLQSDVLASGPTNNRWSNRAGAAQRRRDWHRPQTDHLGLDNDLKEKYMQEARSLGKNLRQPKLSDLSPAVIAQTNSKFVEGLLKECKMKTKRMLVEKMGREAVALGHGEANITGLEENTLIASLCDLLERIWSHGLQVKQGKSALWSHLRHYQDRVEKMEQQAESSVSPGQEKRKSESSTGLSVLRASVVQDMRHIQNMGEIKTDVGRARAWIRLSLEKKLLSQHLKQLLSNQAITKKLYKRYAFLRCEEEKEQFLFHLLSLNTVDYFCFTSVFTTIMIPYRAVIIPIKKLSNAMTTSNPWVCVSGELGDSGVMQIPKNVLEMTFDSAFRAHTHLSIPFKCQNLGKLTTVQLGHDNAGLLAKWLVDCVLVRNEITGHTYKFPCGRWLGKGVDDGSLERILIGELVVPCTDEETGRGSKTPPPQRSPSQIRRISISSITGRGSKPTTDQIQEAISDAVNNIVKHFHKPEKERGSLTLLLCGEGGLVGALEQFFYHGFRTARLFQKSVFLWDFIERSVMYMESSDRTGDLRRPAERIGSSCNSLCRYANAINNTSRSLGKDGKFQLLVCLGARDRLLPHWLPLLVECPIIVRMYEETALLRDNLAVNLLISVLHSLHDFRVTLETSLTKGVEL; the protein is encoded by the exons ATGAGCGCGAGCACAACGGCGTCGTGTCGCTTCGCCCATTACTTCGTGTTATGTGGACTGGACACGGACACGGGCCTCGAGCCCGACGCCTTAGCCG gCGAGAACTTTGACCAGAGTCCTCTTAAAAGGACCTTCAAATCCAAAGTGCTGGCTCACTACCCGGAGAACATCGCGTGCAACCCTTTTGACCAGGATGCCGTCAACATG CTCTGCATGCCTAAAGGCCTGTCGTTCCGCACTCAGAAGGACTCCCTGTCCCCCAAGTTCCACTCGTTCCTCATCACGCGTGAGGACGGCTCTCGCACCTACGGTTTCGTACACACCTTCTACGAGGAGGTGACCAGCACTCAGATCCGCTCGGCCATGCAGACGCTGCACCAGATGCACCACGCGGAGCGCGCCTCTTCGAACGCCTGcccttcatcctcctcctcctcgtcctcctccagCATGGACTCGTTAACCAGCAGCTCGGACGAAGCCGAGTCTCTGTCCTCCGCCTGTTCCGCGAGTCAGCGTTGTTGCAGCTCCTCAAGCTACGACGCCGAGCAGGACACGCTGTACGTCTCCAAAGCGCTGTGCCTGATCACGCCGATGCCCTTCATGCACGCGTGCCAGCGCTTCCTGTCCCAGCTGCACAGGGCGGTCACGGCCCAGCAGCCGCCTCCTCTGCCGCTGGAAAGCTACGTGCACAACGTGTTGTACGAAGTCCCGCTGCCGCCTCCCGGACGCTCCTTAAAGTTCCACGGCGTGTACGAGCCCATCGTGTGCCAGCGGCCAGGACCGGCGGAGCTGCCGCTGGCAGATTTTCCTCTGGGCGAGGCTTTTCGGCTGCTGGGCGTCGAGAACCTGGTGCAGCTCTTCACCTGCGTCCTGCTCGAGATGCAGGTTCTGCTTTACTCACAAG attaTCAGAGGCTGATGGTGGTAGCAGAGGGGATCACTACGCTCCTCTTTCCGTTCCAGTGGCAGCATGTGTACGTGCCCATCCTGCCTGCTTCCCTGCTGCACTTTCTCGATGCCCCCGTGCCCTACATCATGGGCTTACAGTCGAAAGAGGGCACGGAGCGCTCCAAACTGGAACTGCCTCAAGAG GCGAACCTTTGCTTCGTGGACATTGACAATCACTGCCTGGAGCTGCCTGAGGATTTCCCACAGTTCCCCAACAAGGCCGAGTTCATCCAGGAGCTGAGCGAGCTGCTGCTGAGCTATGGCCTGCGTCTGGAAGGGGGCGCTCCCTCGCCTCCGCCGTCCTCCACTCGGGCACGCGTGACTGGGCCCGAAGCCCTGAGAGACTTGGTAGACGACGGGAGGAACGGAAATCTGCCGCTAGATGTTGCGGACCTGCTGCAGGGAAACCCGACTCTGGAGCGCCTTCAGGCTCTAGCCAAGCGCACGGGGGTGAAGGTCGCACGTCTGGAGGAGCTGGTGGCCGGACAGAGGGCTCTGGTGGTGGAGGAGAACATGGCGGCATCGAGGACCGGCATCGAGGAGGAGGAGCTGAGGAACGCCAAGCTAAACGTGCAGCTGAGAGAGGTGTTCGCCGCTCGCTTCGTCGCGATGTTCGCCGACTACGAGGCGTTCGTCATTCAGAACTCGCCAGACCTGGAGTCGTGGCTCTCCAACCGGGAGCAGATGCACAACTTTGACAAG GCTTCCTTCCTGTCAGACCAGCCAGAGCCATACCTGCCTTTCCTGTGCCGCTTCATCGAGACCCAGATGTTCGCCACCTTCATCGACAATAAAATCTTGTCCCAGTGGGAGGAAAAGGAGCCCCTGCTGCGCGTGCTCGACGGACGCATCGAGAAGGCCCGCCTCTACAACGTGCGCGCGCCCAACCTGCGCTCCTCCGTCTACCAGAGGTGCACCTTCCTCGACGAGTCCG CTCAGGCCATTGAGCAGCGGTTGATGAAAATCGACCACACGGCCATTCATCCACACCTGTTAGACATGAAGATCGGCCAAGGCAAATACAAGCAGGGCTTCTTCCCTAAGCTGCAGTCGGACGTCCTCGCCTCAGGCCCGACCAACAA CAGGTGGTCTAATCGCGCCGGCGCGGCTCAGCGGAGGAGGGACTGGCACAGACCGCAGACGGATCACCTCGGGCTGGACAACGACCTCAAAGAG AAGTACATGCAGGAGGCGCGTAGCCTGGGGAAAAACCTGAGGCAACCCAAACTGTCTGACCTTTCCCCAGCGGTCATCGCTCAGACCAACTCCAAGTTTGTGGAGGGCTTACTGAAGGAATGCAAAATGAAG ACTAAGCGGATGTTGGTGGAGAAGATGGGTCGAGAGGCCGTGGCGCTCGGGCACGGAGAGGCTAACATCACCGGCCTGGAGGAGAACACGCTCATCGCTAGTCTGTGTGACCTGCTGGAGAGGATATGGAGccacggcctgcaggtcaaacAG ggaAAGTCTGCATTATGGTCCCATTTAAGGCATTACCAGGACAGAGTGGAGAAGATGGAGCAGCAGGCGGAGTCCTCAG TGTCTCCCGGGCAGGAGAAACGGAAGTCGGAGTCCTCCACGGGATTGTCAGTACTGCGCGCGTCAGTCGTGCAGGACATGAG GCACATCCAGAACATGGGCGAGATCAAGACGGACGTAGGGAGAGCACGAGCCTGGATTCGTCTGTCCCTGGAGAAAAAGCTGCTGTCTCAGCACCTCAAGCAGCTGCTTTCTAACCAAGCTATAACCAA GAAGCTGTATAAGCGGTACGCCTTCCTGCGCTGTGAGGAAGAGAAGGAGCAGTTCCTCTTCCACCTGCTGAGTCTGAACACGGTGGACTACTTCTGCTTCACCAGCGTCTTCACCACCATCA TGATCCCGTATCGCGCCGTCATCATCCCGATCAAGAAGCTGAGCAACGCCATGACCACCTCGAACCCCTGGGTGTGCGTGTCGGGAGAACTGGGCGACTCGGGCGTCATGCAGATCCCGAAGAACGTTCTGGAGATGACGTTCGAT TCTGCCTTTAGGGCTCACACGCACCTCTCCATCCCCTTCAAG TGCCAGAACCTGGGGAAGCTGACCACCGTGCAGTTGGGCCACGACAACGCCGGACTTCTGGCCAAGTGGCTGGTGGACTGCGTGCTGGTGCGCAACGAGATCACAGGACACACGTACAA ATTCCCTTGTGGTCGCTGGCTGGGGAAAGGCGTCGACGACGGCAGTCTTGAACGAATCCTGATCGGCGAATTGGTTGTTCCGTGCACCGACGAGGAGACGGGGCGAGGCTCCAAGACCCCGCCCCCTCAGCGCTCGCCCTCACAAATCCGTCGAATCAGCATTAGTTCCATCACAGGCCGAGGCAGCA AACCAACGACCGATCAGATACAGGAAGCCATCAGCGACGCGGTGAACAACATCGTGAAACATTTCCACAAACCAGAGAAGGAG AGAGGGAGTCTGACTCTTCTGCTGTGCGGAGAGGGCGGTCTGGTGGGAGCTCTGGAGCAGTTCTTCTATCACGGCTTCCGCACCGCTCGTCTCTTCCAGAAGAGCGTCTTTCTGTGGGACTTCATAG AGAGGTCGGTGATGTATATGGAGAGTTCTGATCGGACGGGCGATCTGCGGCGACCGGCCGAGCGCATCGGTTCCAGCTGCAACTCTCTTTGTCGCTATGCCAACGCCATCAACAATACCTCACGCAGCTTGGGCAAAGACGGCAAATTCCAGCTTCTGGTCTGCCTTGGGGCAAG AGATCGGTTGCTGCCTCACTGGCTCCCCCTGCTGGTCGAGTGTCCCATCATCGTGCGTATGTATGAGGAAACGGCGTTGCTGCGTGACAATCTCGCCGTCAACCTTCTCATCAGCGTCCTGCATTCTCTGCACGACTTCCGTGTAACTCTAGAGACCTCCCTCACCAAAGGGGTGGAGCTATAG
- the dennd5b gene encoding DENN domain-containing protein 5B isoform X3, translating to MSASTTASCRFAHYFVLCGLDTDTGLEPDALAGENFDQSPLKRTFKSKVLAHYPENIACNPFDQDAVNMLCMPKGLSFRTQKDSLSPKFHSFLITREDGSRTYGFVHTFYEEVTSTQIRSAMQTLHQMHHAERASSNACPSSSSSSSSSSMDSLTSSSDEAESLSSACSASQRCCSSSSYDAEQDTLYVSKALCLITPMPFMHACQRFLSQLHRAVTAQQPPPLPLESYVHNVLYEVPLPPPGRSLKFHGVYEPIVCQRPGPAELPLADFPLGEAFRLLGVENLVQLFTCVLLEMQVLLYSQDYQRLMVVAEGITTLLFPFQWQHVYVPILPASLLHFLDAPVPYIMGLQSKEGTERSKLELPQEANLCFVDIDNHCLELPEDFPQFPNKAEFIQELSELLLSYGLRLEGGAPSPPPSSTRARVTGPEALRDLVDDGRNGNLPLDVADLLQGNPTLERLQALAKRTGVKVARLEELVAGQRALVVEENMAASRTGIEEEELRNAKLNVQLREVFAARFVAMFADYEAFVIQNSPDLESWLSNREQMHNFDKASFLSDQPEPYLPFLCRFIETQMFATFIDNKILSQWEEKEPLLRVLDGRIEKARLYNVRAPNLRSSVYQRCTFLDESAQAIEQRLMKIDHTAIHPHLLDMKIGQGKYKQGFFPKLQSDVLASGPTNNRWSNRAGAAQRRRDWHRPQTDHLGLDNDLKEPVEGCSGVQSSTASSEWVRAPSRRVKPPTKSFSTCSLKYMQEARSLGKNLRQPKLSDLSPAVIAQTNSKFVEGLLKECKMKTKRMLVEKMGREAVALGHGEANITGLEENTLIASLCDLLERIWSHGLQVKQGKSALWSHLRHYQDRVEKMEQQAESSVSPGQEKRKSESSTGLSVLRASVVQDMRHIQNMGEIKTDVGRARAWIRLSLEKKLLSQHLKQLLSNQAITKKLYKRYAFLRCEEEKEQFLFHLLSLNTVDYFCFTSVFTTIMIPYRAVIIPIKKLSNAMTTSNPWVCVSGELGDSGVMQIPKNVLEMTFDSAFRAHTHLSIPFKCQNLGKLTTVQLGHDNAGLLAKWLVDCVLVRNEITGHTYKFPCGRWLGKGVDDGSLERILIGELVVPCTDEETGRGSKTPPPQRSPSQIRRISISSITGRGSKPTTDQIQEAISDAVNNIVKHFHKPEKERGSLTLLLCGEGGLVGALEQFFYHGFRTARLFQKSVFLWDFIERSVMYMESSDRTGDLRRPAERIGSSCNSLCRYANAINNTSRSLGKDGKFQLLVCLGARDRLLPHWLPLLVECPIIVRMYEETALLRDNLAVNLLISVLHSLHDFRVTLETSLTKGVEL from the exons ATGAGCGCGAGCACAACGGCGTCGTGTCGCTTCGCCCATTACTTCGTGTTATGTGGACTGGACACGGACACGGGCCTCGAGCCCGACGCCTTAGCCG gCGAGAACTTTGACCAGAGTCCTCTTAAAAGGACCTTCAAATCCAAAGTGCTGGCTCACTACCCGGAGAACATCGCGTGCAACCCTTTTGACCAGGATGCCGTCAACATG CTCTGCATGCCTAAAGGCCTGTCGTTCCGCACTCAGAAGGACTCCCTGTCCCCCAAGTTCCACTCGTTCCTCATCACGCGTGAGGACGGCTCTCGCACCTACGGTTTCGTACACACCTTCTACGAGGAGGTGACCAGCACTCAGATCCGCTCGGCCATGCAGACGCTGCACCAGATGCACCACGCGGAGCGCGCCTCTTCGAACGCCTGcccttcatcctcctcctcctcgtcctcctccagCATGGACTCGTTAACCAGCAGCTCGGACGAAGCCGAGTCTCTGTCCTCCGCCTGTTCCGCGAGTCAGCGTTGTTGCAGCTCCTCAAGCTACGACGCCGAGCAGGACACGCTGTACGTCTCCAAAGCGCTGTGCCTGATCACGCCGATGCCCTTCATGCACGCGTGCCAGCGCTTCCTGTCCCAGCTGCACAGGGCGGTCACGGCCCAGCAGCCGCCTCCTCTGCCGCTGGAAAGCTACGTGCACAACGTGTTGTACGAAGTCCCGCTGCCGCCTCCCGGACGCTCCTTAAAGTTCCACGGCGTGTACGAGCCCATCGTGTGCCAGCGGCCAGGACCGGCGGAGCTGCCGCTGGCAGATTTTCCTCTGGGCGAGGCTTTTCGGCTGCTGGGCGTCGAGAACCTGGTGCAGCTCTTCACCTGCGTCCTGCTCGAGATGCAGGTTCTGCTTTACTCACAAG attaTCAGAGGCTGATGGTGGTAGCAGAGGGGATCACTACGCTCCTCTTTCCGTTCCAGTGGCAGCATGTGTACGTGCCCATCCTGCCTGCTTCCCTGCTGCACTTTCTCGATGCCCCCGTGCCCTACATCATGGGCTTACAGTCGAAAGAGGGCACGGAGCGCTCCAAACTGGAACTGCCTCAAGAG GCGAACCTTTGCTTCGTGGACATTGACAATCACTGCCTGGAGCTGCCTGAGGATTTCCCACAGTTCCCCAACAAGGCCGAGTTCATCCAGGAGCTGAGCGAGCTGCTGCTGAGCTATGGCCTGCGTCTGGAAGGGGGCGCTCCCTCGCCTCCGCCGTCCTCCACTCGGGCACGCGTGACTGGGCCCGAAGCCCTGAGAGACTTGGTAGACGACGGGAGGAACGGAAATCTGCCGCTAGATGTTGCGGACCTGCTGCAGGGAAACCCGACTCTGGAGCGCCTTCAGGCTCTAGCCAAGCGCACGGGGGTGAAGGTCGCACGTCTGGAGGAGCTGGTGGCCGGACAGAGGGCTCTGGTGGTGGAGGAGAACATGGCGGCATCGAGGACCGGCATCGAGGAGGAGGAGCTGAGGAACGCCAAGCTAAACGTGCAGCTGAGAGAGGTGTTCGCCGCTCGCTTCGTCGCGATGTTCGCCGACTACGAGGCGTTCGTCATTCAGAACTCGCCAGACCTGGAGTCGTGGCTCTCCAACCGGGAGCAGATGCACAACTTTGACAAG GCTTCCTTCCTGTCAGACCAGCCAGAGCCATACCTGCCTTTCCTGTGCCGCTTCATCGAGACCCAGATGTTCGCCACCTTCATCGACAATAAAATCTTGTCCCAGTGGGAGGAAAAGGAGCCCCTGCTGCGCGTGCTCGACGGACGCATCGAGAAGGCCCGCCTCTACAACGTGCGCGCGCCCAACCTGCGCTCCTCCGTCTACCAGAGGTGCACCTTCCTCGACGAGTCCG CTCAGGCCATTGAGCAGCGGTTGATGAAAATCGACCACACGGCCATTCATCCACACCTGTTAGACATGAAGATCGGCCAAGGCAAATACAAGCAGGGCTTCTTCCCTAAGCTGCAGTCGGACGTCCTCGCCTCAGGCCCGACCAACAA CAGGTGGTCTAATCGCGCCGGCGCGGCTCAGCGGAGGAGGGACTGGCACAGACCGCAGACGGATCACCTCGGGCTGGACAACGACCTCAAAGAG CCAGTGGAGGGGTGTTCGGGGGTGCAGAGCTCTACGGCTTCCTCGGAGTGGGTCCGGGCACCGAGCCGTCGCGTTAAACCACCCACAAAGTCCTTCTCAACCTGCAGTCTG AAGTACATGCAGGAGGCGCGTAGCCTGGGGAAAAACCTGAGGCAACCCAAACTGTCTGACCTTTCCCCAGCGGTCATCGCTCAGACCAACTCCAAGTTTGTGGAGGGCTTACTGAAGGAATGCAAAATGAAG ACTAAGCGGATGTTGGTGGAGAAGATGGGTCGAGAGGCCGTGGCGCTCGGGCACGGAGAGGCTAACATCACCGGCCTGGAGGAGAACACGCTCATCGCTAGTCTGTGTGACCTGCTGGAGAGGATATGGAGccacggcctgcaggtcaaacAG ggaAAGTCTGCATTATGGTCCCATTTAAGGCATTACCAGGACAGAGTGGAGAAGATGGAGCAGCAGGCGGAGTCCTCAG TGTCTCCCGGGCAGGAGAAACGGAAGTCGGAGTCCTCCACGGGATTGTCAGTACTGCGCGCGTCAGTCGTGCAGGACATGAG GCACATCCAGAACATGGGCGAGATCAAGACGGACGTAGGGAGAGCACGAGCCTGGATTCGTCTGTCCCTGGAGAAAAAGCTGCTGTCTCAGCACCTCAAGCAGCTGCTTTCTAACCAAGCTATAACCAA GAAGCTGTATAAGCGGTACGCCTTCCTGCGCTGTGAGGAAGAGAAGGAGCAGTTCCTCTTCCACCTGCTGAGTCTGAACACGGTGGACTACTTCTGCTTCACCAGCGTCTTCACCACCATCA TGATCCCGTATCGCGCCGTCATCATCCCGATCAAGAAGCTGAGCAACGCCATGACCACCTCGAACCCCTGGGTGTGCGTGTCGGGAGAACTGGGCGACTCGGGCGTCATGCAGATCCCGAAGAACGTTCTGGAGATGACGTTCGAT TCTGCCTTTAGGGCTCACACGCACCTCTCCATCCCCTTCAAG TGCCAGAACCTGGGGAAGCTGACCACCGTGCAGTTGGGCCACGACAACGCCGGACTTCTGGCCAAGTGGCTGGTGGACTGCGTGCTGGTGCGCAACGAGATCACAGGACACACGTACAA ATTCCCTTGTGGTCGCTGGCTGGGGAAAGGCGTCGACGACGGCAGTCTTGAACGAATCCTGATCGGCGAATTGGTTGTTCCGTGCACCGACGAGGAGACGGGGCGAGGCTCCAAGACCCCGCCCCCTCAGCGCTCGCCCTCACAAATCCGTCGAATCAGCATTAGTTCCATCACAGGCCGAGGCAGCA AACCAACGACCGATCAGATACAGGAAGCCATCAGCGACGCGGTGAACAACATCGTGAAACATTTCCACAAACCAGAGAAGGAG AGAGGGAGTCTGACTCTTCTGCTGTGCGGAGAGGGCGGTCTGGTGGGAGCTCTGGAGCAGTTCTTCTATCACGGCTTCCGCACCGCTCGTCTCTTCCAGAAGAGCGTCTTTCTGTGGGACTTCATAG AGAGGTCGGTGATGTATATGGAGAGTTCTGATCGGACGGGCGATCTGCGGCGACCGGCCGAGCGCATCGGTTCCAGCTGCAACTCTCTTTGTCGCTATGCCAACGCCATCAACAATACCTCACGCAGCTTGGGCAAAGACGGCAAATTCCAGCTTCTGGTCTGCCTTGGGGCAAG AGATCGGTTGCTGCCTCACTGGCTCCCCCTGCTGGTCGAGTGTCCCATCATCGTGCGTATGTATGAGGAAACGGCGTTGCTGCGTGACAATCTCGCCGTCAACCTTCTCATCAGCGTCCTGCATTCTCTGCACGACTTCCGTGTAACTCTAGAGACCTCCCTCACCAAAGGGGTGGAGCTATAG